In the Methanoculleus taiwanensis genome, TGTCGATGACAAGGATCGTCTCGACGGCACCGTAGTCGATCGCCTTTTCGACCTCCCCGATACCGTAAGCGACGGCGCCGTCCTTGGCAATCCGTGCCAGCACCTCATCCATCATCCGGACCTCGCGGGCGAGGTGGAGATCGCCTGCGAGCTGGTCGAGAACACCGAGGCCCACAACCTCCTGTACAGCACCGCGGCCGACGCGCCGCGTCTCGACGACGACCATACGGTCGGCACGCTCCGGAGCCTCCCGCCGGAGGAATGCGGCAAAATCATCCTTGACAAAGCCAGGACCTGCGATGATCAAGGGGCCGGTCACATCCCTGACGTACTCGAGGGTCTTTTCGAAGAGTCCCGACCGTGCATCCTGGTCCGCCCCCTTGCTCCGCCCGAGGGTGATGGTGGTGACGGGCTCGGGGCCGAACTGCCGGAGACGGAATATCTCCGCTTCACCCTCCTCCATGCTCACGACGTGCACGACACCATAGATCGATGCCGCAACCGCCCGCTCGACCCGTGCAAGGTCGACCGGCCGCCACTGCTTGATGACCGAGAGCTCGTATCCCGGTTCGACGTTCAGGGTATGGTACATGCCGGCATCCATCCCGCTCTCGATAATACCGGTGATGCGGAGACGGTTTGCGTGGTGGTGAAACTCGACCTTCTCCACCCGCACTCCGAGCCGGACCGGCCGCTTCTCCGCTTTCTCGGGACGGAGTTTATCGCTTGCCGCTTCCACGCTCCGGAACGTCGTCGCAAAGACGAGGTCGCCCGGGGCAATCAGGTGCAGAAGATGCCAGATGTCGTCGAGCGTCTCCGGGAAGAGCCGAATCTCGCCGTAAGAACGCTTGATCTCGAGATATTCCGCCTTCATGCCTCTATGATATCCGATCCGCCCGGCGGCACGAACCCCGCGACCGCTTCGGTGTTCAGCACGCTTTTCAGGCCCGTCCACTCATCCTCCGAGAGCTGCTGGCGCAGAGCGCGAACGACCTTCTTCGCGGTATCGTTCGGCTCGAACTGGCCGGGCAGCAGGTTGATGCGCACCTTCGTCCGGTCTGCAACCGCATCCGGAGGCCCGCCGATGACCGCCACCTCGGGCGTCATCTGCAGGCCGATAGAGACGCCGAGCGGCACGTTCCGGAAATAGGTCCGCTCCCCGCGGATGATGAAAGCGCCGCGGGCAACGAACTCGCCCGACTCAGGCGTCTTGCTCACCTGGTCGGGACGCGCCGCGTACACGGTCGCCGCAAAGTGGCCGGCTTTCCAGGCGTTCGAATAGGATGCCGCAAACTGCGCCACCTCGTCCATATGCGCCGTCGTCCCCTTGACGATGACGATACTCGCTCCGTGGACATCGGCGTGGACGAACGTGTCCCCGCCCTCCATATACCGCTTGACGAGTTCCTCGTTCTGTGAGGCATCCCTCCCGCCGAGGACGAGGACGTTATCGGTCGTATAGAACCACCGGAACCGGTGGAACCAGCGTTTCTTCTGCACCGCAAGCGTGGCTTTCCGGGAGGGCTTCTGCACGATCGCCCGCGCCATCGCGGCGAGAGCCCCGGCCTTCTTCTTCTTGAACTTCTTGATCTGGTCGTAGTAACGGCCGACGTTCTGTTCGGGTGTCTCGTGGATGAAGATCTTCACCCGCTCGCCGATATCCACCTCGACCGCCGCTTCGGCAGGGTAGACGGCACGGATCACCTGCGCCGCGGGGTGGTTGCTCCCCTTCAGGATCTCCTCGATCTCCTGCCACGACCGCTGCCTGCTCGCATTCTCGAGTGTTGTAATGACGTCCGCGACGAGCGTGTAGTTCTCATAGAGCCGTTCCACGACATGCTCGTAGCGTTCGATCTTCTTCTCAAACCCGGTTATAGCCTCGAGCTGCCGCTTTCTGATATTCTCTTCCTTTGTCAGGCGCGGTTTGCCTGCCTTCACCTCTTCCTTCCGGGCTGCAGGATAGAATGCACCCAACGCCTCGTTGAACGTCTCGAACCGCTGAAGAACAGGCGCGTTCCCGATCGGGATAGGCCAGCAGCCCGACGGGGTGATGACCGGCTCGCGCCTGGTCGCGACCTGATCGAGAAGGTCTAAAAGAGCCGCATGCAGCGCCGCCGCGTCTGCCTCTCCTGCCGGGAGCATCTTATCCACACCCGCTCGCGAGCAGACCTCTTCCGCATACTGGCCTCCGAGCATGCAGGCGACGGCGAGCGTCCGGACGATGTCGCGGTCGGACTCGCGGAGCATCGCCGCAAACTCCTCAAGCGAAAGCTCCGAGCAGTCGCTATTCGCGAACTCGTATGTCGCACCCGGAATGACCTCGCGGGCCTTGAACCGGTGGTGCCAGAGGGGCTTGATGATCGTCCAGTCAGCATCGCAGAGGATCACGTTTCCGTCGTCGAAGAGTTCGAAGGCGAGGTGATACGTCGTACCCCTCTTCCCGACGGCAAGGGCGAAGGTTCTCTCAAGGCCGAGCTGCTCTACCCCGAGCACCCTGCCGCCCTCAAGGTGCTTTCGAAGCAGCATGGCAAAGCTCGGGGGGTTCTTCGGCGGTGTCGGAAGCTCGCCGACCAGATGGGCGCGCCTCCCCGGCTCAGCCAGGAAGAAATATTTCGCCTTCTCCTCGCCGTTCAGCCTGATGCCAACCGATTTATCGTCGAACTGATAGATCTTTCCGATCCAGAGGGGTATCCGGGCGTTCAGCTCCGAAACGATCGCCCGGATATCCACCCCGCTCATTCCCTGAAGTGTTGCCATTGGTTCCGGAATACTGTACGGGCCTTGTCCTTAAAATAACCGCCGGGCCTGTGGTAACGGAGGGCACGGCAGGGTTTTTTGATCTTCGGCCGTCTGATTCGTGCAGGGACTCACCTTTATAACCGGAGAAGACCCTATTCTATAGTGATTCAGCGTCCGCCCTTCGGTGAAAACCCGGGACCAGCCGGACAGCAGCACCGAACGAGGCCGGACCGATTCTGAAATATCCATCTGCCGCGTGCAGGAACATTTCATCCACTGGTGTCATAATGAGTGATGAAGCGATAGAGAATAAGAGCGGAAAAGGCGGTGTGAAGACCCGTGCGGAGAAGCGGGCCGAGCACGAGAAGCGCATCAGGCGTACGCTCGTCGCCTGCTTTATGGGAATTATTACGGGAGGGCTCGCGTTCTACCTTGCCGGCACCCCTGACCCGGCAACCGGCCTGCAGCAGAACGCCATCATCGGACTGATTCTCCTCCTTGCGGGTATCGTGTTTCAGAAACACGTCTTCATGCTCCTGAAGATCGACTACATGGAGCTGACCGGGAAAGACTGGTTCTATCAGGGGTTCATGGCATTCGCCCTCTGGTTTATCACCTGGACGCTCCTTCTGACAGCAAACGTACTGTGATGCACCATGCGTATAGCAGTCGTTCATAGGAACCGGTGTCACCCGGTCAAGTGCGGGAAGGAGTGCATACTCTACTGCCCCCGCGTACGGACGGGCGATGAGACGGTTCTCATCGGAGAAGACAACAAGGCCGTCATCTCGGAGGAACTCTGCGTCGGATGCGGTATCTGCGTCAAGAAGTGCCCGTTCGAAGCGATCGATATCGTCAACCTCCCCGAGAAGCTGAGCCAGCCGACGCACCGCTACGGTGTGAACGGGTTCGTGCTCTACGGCCTCCCTATCCCGATCGAAGGGAAAGTCACGGGTATCCTCGGCGCGAACGGTATCGGGAAGAGCACATCGGTGCAGATCCTCTCCGGCCTTCTCGTGCCGAACCTCGGGGAGCCGGGCGGCAGTGTGGACTGGAAAGATGTGCTGAAACAGTACGCCGGTTCCGAGCTCTTCGACTACCTGCAGATGGTCTCGCAGAAGAATGTCAAAGTCTCGCTCAAGCCGCAGTACATCGACCATATTCCAAAGGTCTTCTCCGGCACCGTCCGGCAGCTGCTCTCGGCCACCGATGAGCGGGGAATGCTCGAGACCTATATCGACGGGCTCTCGCTCCGGGCGATCCTGGATCGGCCCATTACCGCTCTTTCCGGCGGGGAGCTCCAGCGTGTCGCTCTGACCGCGTGCCTCGCGAAGGACGCCGACTTCTACTTCTTCGACGAGATCACCCCGTTCCTCGACATCTACCAGCGGATGGCCGCGGCAAACCTCATCCGCGAGCTCGCCCAGGATCGTCCCGTCATCATCGTCGAGCACGACCTCGCCATCCTCGATATGCTTGCCGATACCGTGCATATCGCCTACGGCCAGCCGGCGGTGTACGGTATCATCACCTACCCGAAGGGTGTCCGGGTCGGGATCAATCAGTACCTGGAAGGGTATCTCCCCGAAGAGAACGTCAGGTTCCGCGAGTATCAGGTGCTCTTCGAACGGCGGGCGCACGCAAGCGACGCACAGCGCGAGATGCTGCTCGAGTTTCCGACGATGACGAAGAGTTTCGGGGCGTTCTCCCTCCAGGTCGACGGCGGCGAGATCCGGGCGGGTGAAGTGCTCGGCGTGGTCGGCGCGAACGGTATCGGTAAGAGTACGTTTGCAGAACTCCTCGCGGGCACGCTCGAACCGGATACGGGCTCGATGGACCAGCGGGTCAGGATCTCCTACAAGCCCCAGTATATCAAGGGGAACACGGAGGCTACGGTCGAAGAGCTCCTCCGCCAGTGCACGACGAAGTTCGACTCGTCGTTCTACCAGCACGAGATCATCGAACCGCTCACGCTCGCCCCCATCCTGCAGTCGTCGGCGAGCTCGCTCTCCGGCGGCGAGCTGCAGCGGGTCGCGATCGCAATCTGCCTCTCCCGCGACGCCGATCTCTACATCCTCGACGAACCGAGCGCCCACCTCGACGTCGAACAGCGGGTGAAGATCGCACGGCTCATACGCAAGCACGCCGAGGGGAGAAACTCGAGCACGCTCGTCATCGACCACGACATCTACCTGATCGATATGATCAGCGACCGGATACTGGTCTTCGACGGCGAACCCGGCGTCCACGGAGAGGCGACGGGGCCTTTCGAGATGGCGGACGGCATGAATATCTTCTTAAAGCAGCTCGGTATCACCTTCCGCCGGGACAAGAGCGGCAGGCCGCGGATCAATAAACCCGGTTCGTTCCTCGACCGGGAGCAGATCTCCGTCGGCGATTACTACTACTCGGATATCTCGAAGAGCTGAAACATCCATACTTTTTTCAGGGACTCTTCGCAGAGCAGACCCCCATAAGACCCGAAAGCACTGACCCGCACGAATCGCCGTACTCATGACCCGGATCGCAGAAATGTGGCGAGAGGAGTTCGGGACTCTCCGGAAAGGAGGAGTTTTCGTCCTAAAGGCCCTGGGGAGCGGCGCTCCTGTTCAGCGCCTTCATGTCAGCCGAACTCCGGTCGATCAGGCTGTGGAGTTCGTTCCTGTCGACCTCCATCCCACCCGGAACGTAGCGATCGATGAGGTCGTGGACGCCGGACTCGTTGAACTGTCCGGTCTCATTCGGGTCTTCTCCGAAGATTCCCCGCACCGAACCGCCGATGCCCTCGATGAAGTTCGTATCCGGCACTCCGGTCTGGTTCCTGACGAGACTGGCCACCTCCGACGGCATCTCGTCGGGGAGATCCGGGAAGACCGGCGAGCCCGTCACCTGAACCGCGAACCCGTTGATCGACCGCTGTAGCGTCCACGCCGAGTCTCCGAGGGCTTCGTTCGCCACGGCGGCTAGCGCTGCAAAGATATCCGCACCGGGAAGTGCCTCACCGCCGGCATCCATCCGCGTCTCCTCCGGCAGCGGGGCCGTGCCGGCATTCTGGCAGGCTACGGGCGTCGCGAGAACCGTTGCCTGTGAATTGTCCCCTGCACCGGTGCTCCGTACTGCCACCCCCTCTGCCGGGGCACTGATGACGAGGGGGCTTGTCTCCTCGACCGGTGGCAGGTACCCGACGGCTCCCGGAACGACGAACCAGCACCTCCCGGCCGTATCGATGAAGACGCTCTTCACGATATCGGAACCGATGCCGTCCCCGGCAGTCAGATGCATCCCGACGCCGTCGCCGTCCCAGCCGAAGATACCCCGGTCGGTCGCGAGGAACAGCATGCCATGCGGCGTTGCGGCGAGATCGTTGATGCCGTTCAGCGGTTCGCCGAGGTCGTCGACGTCGAGGATCTGCTCGATCGTATCCGGCGGCGAGAAGCGGAGAACCTCTGTCCTGTTGAAGATGTATACCCCGCCAAAGGGATCGGGGCGGACCTGCTGCATCCGGTCGAGCGGTCTGCCTCCGTCCGTCACCTGCCGGAACCGGTCGGGTTCCGCGCCTCTTTCAAGCACCCAGACACCTTCGCCGGACGATCCTGCCACGAGCGACCCGGTGCCGGCGTCGACCGCCATGCTCACGATCTCCCGGCACCCGAGTCCAGCCTCGCCGTAGGGCTTGTACCAGACCCACGTACCGTTCACGCAGCAGTGCAGGCCCGAGTGACCCGTCGCAACCCAGATTTCGGCATCCCGCCGGGTGATATCGTTGATCTGAAGGTTTTTGAGGAGCTGCTGATCCCGGATCGTCTCATAGCCCGTGCCGTCCGAGATCTGGAGGCCGCCCGGGTACCCGAGCCAGAGCCTCCCGCGGTGATCGAGCTCGACGGCCGTCACCATATCCCGAAGAAGCCCTTCGCTGCTGTTCCGGTTCATCTTAACGGCGTGCCAGGCTCCGCCGGCGTCGTAGACGGAAAGACCCCGATCCGTGGCAAAGATCACCTCGCCGGACGGGCCGTTGATCATCTCCTTGACGCCGTCGGAGAGTATCAGCAGATCGGATTGAGGAGTAAAGAGAACAACGGCAGCAGTTGCCGGGTTCACGCAGAAGAGGAGAAGGAGAAGAGCGATTAGAGATCGAAGCATATGCCGTCAGCCCGCTTCACCGTTGTCCGGCCGCCTTCAGCCGGCCGGTAGATGACCGATCGTCCGAACTTTCCTCCCGTCTCCTCGGCGTCGATCCGCAGGCGCCTGCCCTGCAGGAGCGACCGGATCGCCTCCACGTTCCGCTCGCCGATATTGAGACTGGTGCCGGAGTACTCGAACATGCTTGCTCCACCAACGAGCCTCGCTACGATCGAACCCCTGGTACAGCCAAGCGCCTCCATCTCGCCGAGCAGCGCACAGAGCGCGGTATCCGCAAACTTCCCCGGCCTGTCGGTGGGAGACCCCCGGCTCTCCGGCAGCATGATATGCGCAAGTCCGCCTACCGAGCGCCTGGCATCATGGAGAATCAGCGCAACGCAGGAGCCAAGCCCTACGGTAGCCATAGGGAACGAGCCGACCCGGTAATCACCGATACCGATGACGACGGCATTCTCTTCCACAAAGAATCGTTTTTCCATCGAGATCAGGCACCAGGATTACGTCGCGACGAGCGCTTCGAGCAACCGGATAATTTCACGGAGTAACTCGGGGTTCGGGAGCAGGAAGATGCTTCCGTAGACGGGAGGAGCATCGCTCTGCAGTTCGGTACTGAAGATGACGACTTCGTTGACATCGGCCGCCATCTGGGCGATGATCGACTGGAAGGCTGCATGAGCCATATCGACTGCGAGCGCCGGGGGAGACGGGAGCATGACGATGCCGAGCAGCTCGGCAGTGGAGTCAAGGAAGGCGGAGATCATGATGTTTCCGATCTCGATGACAGCACTCTGGTCCATCTCGGTGAGTTCCCGGTCGCTTCCGGCCGTCCCGAGCATCATGTTCGTCAGCTCGATAACGGCGCTTACCGGCATGCTGACGACGATGTAACCGCCGTCTGCAAGATCTCCCTGGATCTGAAAGACAACCAGAGCCGAGATCTCGTCGCCGATGTACTGGTATACATCCGCGATATCCACGACCTTGACCTCCGGGACGGTCATCTCCACCGGGCTCATCAGCATCTGGGCGAGTGTCGTCGCGGCATGGGCCGCACCGATGTTTCCAAGTTCGTTCAATGCATCCGTCTGATAGATATCTAGTTCCATAGAGGTTCACCTACACCATTGTATTCACATCGAGAACGGGCACGACATCCCCGTCACCGGGAATAGTCACGCCGCTGATTCCCCGGCAACTGCCTACCAGGCGGCTGAGCGGTTTTACCACGACTTCCTGCTGACCCTCGACGGAGTCAACGACGATACAACACTTCTTGCCGTTATTCTGCAGCACGACAAGTGTATCACCACTTTTTGTCGACACGCCGAACATATCCTCAAGTCTGTGCATGGGAAGGAGGTTATCCCGAAGCAGAATCGTCTCGGTCGACCCGATATGATGAACGGCATCCTGACGTGCCGTCGCTACCTCGACGACGTTGCTGACCGGGATCGCGCATCGCATGCCGTTGATATGCACCATCATCACGTCGACGATGGCCATCGTCGGCGGCAGGACGAGTTCGAACTTCGTCCCTTTTCCGACGACGGACTCCACCCGGATCGTTCCTTTGAGCGCCTCGATCGAACGTTTCACTACGTCGAGCCCGACGCCCCGTCCACTGATATCGGTTATCTTCTCGGCGGTCGAGAAACCCGGCTGGAATATCAGGCCTATCAGCTCCTCTTTCGACGCCGCCCGTGCACTCTCGGGGGTCATGAGCCCTTTCTCGACTGCCGAACGGCGGAGCTTCTCCGGGTCCATTCCTGCGCCGTCTTCCTCGATCTCGAGGATGACATTATCACGGTCGCGGCGGGCTGTCAGTTTCAGGAGCCCTTTCCGCGGCTTACCTGCGGCCTCTCTTACCCCAGGCGACTCGATGCCGTGGTTGACGGCGTTCCGTATGATATGGAGAAGCGGGTCGTTGAGCCCGTCCATCATACTCCGGTCGAGTTCGGTATCGCCTCCCTCGACGACGAACTCGACCTCTTTCCCGTCGTAGTTCGCAACGTCGCGGACGACGCGTGGGAGCCGGCTGAATATCCGCTCGAGCGGGATCATCCGGATACCCATCATGAGGTTCTGGAGGTCGGAGACCGAGCGGCCGACCATGCTGAGTGCTTCGTCGAACTCTTTGATCCCGTGCTTCCTCGCTATCAGTTCGAGGCGGCCGCGGTTGATGACGAGATCCTCGACGAGGTTCATCATCTGGTCGAGCCGCTGGATGTCGACCCGGATATTTTTTATCTCCCGGTTTTTGTCGCTCTTCCCGGCCTTCTGCGGGGCTTGCACCGGGTCATCGGGCAGCGGCGGCTCATCGGCCGCCGCCTCGGACGGGTCGTACGGGGTGACCGTCGCACTCACGACATCCGCTCCCGACGCAACGGTCGCCAGCGCCTCGTCGCCGGCGTCGCTCGCGACGAGCAGCGAGAACGACCCGTCGAACCGGCCGTCCTCGAGGAGATCGCGAGACGGCGTCGTCTCGAGGATACTCCCGAGTGCTTCGAGGTTCTGAAGAATGATAATGGCACGAACGTCTTTCATGCCGCAGGCAGGGTCGAGCGTGACCGTGACGTCATAGCAGGGAAGCGAACCGGCGGCAGCGGCCACCGGACTGCTTACAGGCTCCTCGCCGGGTGCGGACCCGGCCGCCGGGGGTGCATCGGGCTGGTCGCCGATAAAGGCCTTGAGACTTGCGATCAGACTCCCGGACTTCTCGGAAGCTGGACGTTCCCCCGCCTCGATCTCGTCGAGCATCTCCTCGATGACATCGGTGCAGCAGAGGAGAAGGTCGGCGAGTGCCGGCGTTACGTCACGCTGCCCGCTCCGGATGAGCTGGAAGATATCCTCCATAGCGTGGCAGAGGTGCTCCATCTCGTCGTAGCCCATGGATGCGGACATACCCTTCAGCGTATGCGCCGATCTGAATATCTCATCGATAGCGGCCGCATCTTCCCCGTGCTCGAGGGCAAGGAGACTGTTCACAATAACTTCGTGGTTCTCCCGCGACTCATCAACAAAGAGTTTCCGGTACATCTCCTCATCAAGCATCGTCATCTGTCTACCTCCTCGAGCGCTTTTGTGATCTCACGGGCGATCCCCTTGAGCGGTACAACTCTATCCACGCAGCTGCGGCTGAGTGCCGACCGTGCCATCCCGTAGACGAGGCAGTCATCCTCGGCACAGACCATCGTGACACCGCCTGCCGCCTTCACCGCGAGCGTTCCCTCTCCCCCGTCGTGACCCATGCCGCTTAAGAGGACGGAGACGACGCGAGGGCCGAATACGTTTGCTGCCGAGACGAATGTCTTGTCGACGGCAGGCCGCACGGCGTGAACCTGCGGGGCTTTCGAGTGGACGATCCGGCCGTGGTTTCGCCCCATCTTCCCGGGAACGGCCGATATAATGGAGTGGAACCCGGCTTTCGATACCACGGCCGTTCCGTTCTTGAGTACCTCCCCGTTTTCGGTCTCCTTGACGTGCAGCGGCGATACCCGGTTGAGCCGTTCCGCCAGGGGTGCGGTGAACCCTTCCGGCATATGCTGCGTGACGATGACGGCTGCACGGATATCGGAGCGGAGTCCCGAGAGCACCTGATCCAGCATATGCGGCCCTCCTGCAGACGAGCCGATCAGGACGACGACCTCGGCATCCTCCTCCGATACGGAGGAGATTCCGGAGAATACCGGAACCCTGACGAGACTCTTGATCTTCTCAACGAGCTCCCGCTCAACCCCTCGAACCTGGTGGATGTCGCGGGGTTTGAGCATGAAGTCGTCGGCGCCGAGCTGCAGCGCCTTATGGGTCATATCGGCGTGCCGGGACGTCAGGGTGGAGAGGACGATGACCTTCGGCCGCTGCTCCGCGTCTTTGAGCGCCCCGAGCACCTCAAGCCCGCTCATGCGGGGCATCTCGATATCGAGCGTGACGACGTCGGGAGAGAGTGTCCGGATCTTTTCAAGTGCGTCGATGCCGTTCACCGCAGTTCCGACAACCTCGATACCCGGGTCGTCCTTGAGCATGTCTCGAAGGAGTGTCCGGATAAACAGCGAATCGTCGACGACCAGAACCCGGATCATGCTCATGCACTGAGAACGCTCTTCACTTCTTCAAGGACTTTCGGAGCCTGGAACGGCTTGACGATATACCCGCGGGCACCGCTTTTGATCGCAAGCTTGACCATCTGCTCCTGCCCGA is a window encoding:
- a CDS encoding ribosome biogenesis/translation initiation ATPase RLI: MRIAVVHRNRCHPVKCGKECILYCPRVRTGDETVLIGEDNKAVISEELCVGCGICVKKCPFEAIDIVNLPEKLSQPTHRYGVNGFVLYGLPIPIEGKVTGILGANGIGKSTSVQILSGLLVPNLGEPGGSVDWKDVLKQYAGSELFDYLQMVSQKNVKVSLKPQYIDHIPKVFSGTVRQLLSATDERGMLETYIDGLSLRAILDRPITALSGGELQRVALTACLAKDADFYFFDEITPFLDIYQRMAAANLIRELAQDRPVIIVEHDLAILDMLADTVHIAYGQPAVYGIITYPKGVRVGINQYLEGYLPEENVRFREYQVLFERRAHASDAQREMLLEFPTMTKSFGAFSLQVDGGEIRAGEVLGVVGANGIGKSTFAELLAGTLEPDTGSMDQRVRISYKPQYIKGNTEATVEELLRQCTTKFDSSFYQHEIIEPLTLAPILQSSASSLSGGELQRVAIAICLSRDADLYILDEPSAHLDVEQRVKIARLIRKHAEGRNSSTLVIDHDIYLIDMISDRILVFDGEPGVHGEATGPFEMADGMNIFLKQLGITFRRDKSGRPRINKPGSFLDREQISVGDYYYSDISKS
- a CDS encoding chemotaxis protein CheA, which codes for MLDEEMYRKLFVDESRENHEVIVNSLLALEHGEDAAAIDEIFRSAHTLKGMSASMGYDEMEHLCHAMEDIFQLIRSGQRDVTPALADLLLCCTDVIEEMLDEIEAGERPASEKSGSLIASLKAFIGDQPDAPPAAGSAPGEEPVSSPVAAAAGSLPCYDVTVTLDPACGMKDVRAIIILQNLEALGSILETTPSRDLLEDGRFDGSFSLLVASDAGDEALATVASGADVVSATVTPYDPSEAAADEPPLPDDPVQAPQKAGKSDKNREIKNIRVDIQRLDQMMNLVEDLVINRGRLELIARKHGIKEFDEALSMVGRSVSDLQNLMMGIRMIPLERIFSRLPRVVRDVANYDGKEVEFVVEGGDTELDRSMMDGLNDPLLHIIRNAVNHGIESPGVREAAGKPRKGLLKLTARRDRDNVILEIEEDGAGMDPEKLRRSAVEKGLMTPESARAASKEELIGLIFQPGFSTAEKITDISGRGVGLDVVKRSIEALKGTIRVESVVGKGTKFELVLPPTMAIVDVMMVHINGMRCAIPVSNVVEVATARQDAVHHIGSTETILLRDNLLPMHRLEDMFGVSTKSGDTLVVLQNNGKKCCIVVDSVEGQQEVVVKPLSRLVGSCRGISGVTIPGDGDVVPVLDVNTMV
- a CDS encoding chemotaxis protein CheC, whose product is MELDIYQTDALNELGNIGAAHAATTLAQMLMSPVEMTVPEVKVVDIADVYQYIGDEISALVVFQIQGDLADGGYIVVSMPVSAVIELTNMMLGTAGSDRELTEMDQSAVIEIGNIMISAFLDSTAELLGIVMLPSPPALAVDMAHAAFQSIIAQMAADVNEVVIFSTELQSDAPPVYGSIFLLPNPELLREIIRLLEALVAT
- the cheB gene encoding chemotaxis-specific protein-glutamate methyltransferase CheB, coding for MIRVLVVDDSLFIRTLLRDMLKDDPGIEVVGTAVNGIDALEKIRTLSPDVVTLDIEMPRMSGLEVLGALKDAEQRPKVIVLSTLTSRHADMTHKALQLGADDFMLKPRDIHQVRGVERELVEKIKSLVRVPVFSGISSVSEEDAEVVVLIGSSAGGPHMLDQVLSGLRSDIRAAVIVTQHMPEGFTAPLAERLNRVSPLHVKETENGEVLKNGTAVVSKAGFHSIISAVPGKMGRNHGRIVHSKAPQVHAVRPAVDKTFVSAANVFGPRVVSVLLSGMGHDGGEGTLAVKAAGGVTMVCAEDDCLVYGMARSALSRSCVDRVVPLKGIAREITKALEEVDR
- a CDS encoding chemotaxis protein CheD; the protein is MEKRFFVEENAVVIGIGDYRVGSFPMATVGLGSCVALILHDARRSVGGLAHIMLPESRGSPTDRPGKFADTALCALLGEMEALGCTRGSIVARLVGGASMFEYSGTSLNIGERNVEAIRSLLQGRRLRIDAEETGGKFGRSVIYRPAEGGRTTVKRADGICFDL
- a CDS encoding mRNA surveillance protein pelota is translated as MKAEYLEIKRSYGEIRLFPETLDDIWHLLHLIAPGDLVFATTFRSVEAASDKLRPEKAEKRPVRLGVRVEKVEFHHHANRLRITGIIESGMDAGMYHTLNVEPGYELSVIKQWRPVDLARVERAVAASIYGVVHVVSMEEGEAEIFRLRQFGPEPVTTITLGRSKGADQDARSGLFEKTLEYVRDVTGPLIIAGPGFVKDDFAAFLRREAPERADRMVVVETRRVGRGAVQEVVGLGVLDQLAGDLHLAREVRMMDEVLARIAKDGAVAYGIGEVEKAIDYGAVETILVIDTLLRDAAAAVAIERAEFVNASVVVLSTEFEPGQRLLALGGVAALLRYKIE
- the rqcH gene encoding ribosome rescue protein RqcH, whose amino-acid sequence is MATLQGMSGVDIRAIVSELNARIPLWIGKIYQFDDKSVGIRLNGEEKAKYFFLAEPGRRAHLVGELPTPPKNPPSFAMLLRKHLEGGRVLGVEQLGLERTFALAVGKRGTTYHLAFELFDDGNVILCDADWTIIKPLWHHRFKAREVIPGATYEFANSDCSELSLEEFAAMLRESDRDIVRTLAVACMLGGQYAEEVCSRAGVDKMLPAGEADAAALHAALLDLLDQVATRREPVITPSGCWPIPIGNAPVLQRFETFNEALGAFYPAARKEEVKAGKPRLTKEENIRKRQLEAITGFEKKIERYEHVVERLYENYTLVADVITTLENASRQRSWQEIEEILKGSNHPAAQVIRAVYPAEAAVEVDIGERVKIFIHETPEQNVGRYYDQIKKFKKKKAGALAAMARAIVQKPSRKATLAVQKKRWFHRFRWFYTTDNVLVLGGRDASQNEELVKRYMEGGDTFVHADVHGASIVIVKGTTAHMDEVAQFAASYSNAWKAGHFAATVYAARPDQVSKTPESGEFVARGAFIIRGERTYFRNVPLGVSIGLQMTPEVAVIGGPPDAVADRTKVRINLLPGQFEPNDTAKKVVRALRQQLSEDEWTGLKSVLNTEAVAGFVPPGGSDIIEA
- a CDS encoding EMC6-like membrane protein, whose product is MSDEAIENKSGKGGVKTRAEKRAEHEKRIRRTLVACFMGIITGGLAFYLAGTPDPATGLQQNAIIGLILLLAGIVFQKHVFMLLKIDYMELTGKDWFYQGFMAFALWFITWTLLLTANVL